In Chthonomonadales bacterium, a single window of DNA contains:
- a CDS encoding carboxypeptidase regulatory-like domain-containing protein, translating to MGRLSGTVVVSEHARPVEGIDVYLTAVAGEGERLRTRYAVTGRSGRFAFAAVPAGEYQLSAAGAAHAASDVQVSVEEGGTAAVVLALTRNQPALSVAEGRRSFRTRQEAFVTLRGYVDRDGPRGQGRLRVEIYRARLIDLLRAPGGGSALSSIETPYEPHGELPDVLLSAADRVPAAQLARPITEVDREGFFDQPVRFGALRPGVYLVRARYGAATAVSAIRVTDIGLIVKRDARALLAWVVDLASGAPRPGARVTALRGARGAVTGATAADGLCRLALGATRVDGDQSLDLVYAALGPDEASAGGAYYGSERDGSHVVAAYTDRPIYRPGQRIRYKGIVRRAVTGSPRYDLPAGESVSVEVRSPSGERVARAAARCSAYGSFDGAFTLSPEAETGAYTLITTVAGQPHSQDITVASYRKPEFAVTVKPDRSMYLAGETVSMIVQGAYYFGAPLAGAAVRYNVYRSPDWSAEYPDDYGFEENEGPPPGDYGEIYGESVAEGSATLDGQGRAVIAFRATPAGGADVPQQQVYSANVRVTDPSGNDIWATGSVPVAAGAFRLSLSPAGYVAAPGQPLALRVETRYHDGKPAAGVEVTIEASIQEWIHRQERQTAVGHQVARTGPDGRATTRWTVAKAGQLKLTVSARDPAGRQIAARAYVWIASDAGGDYATHYPALALFTDKRHYGPAETARVLVNAGRGGLTALLTVEGDRIYEARVVRLARHSTVVRVPVRAEYGPNVFLSAAVIDSSRFYTSEAPLRVEVPARRLRVSLSPDRARVQPGEAVTYRVRVADESGKPAQAELSLGVVDESVYALREDDPSLLRDAFYPRRWNRVVTSYSFSADYLGSADKTEPSISARRRFLDTAYWAPSIVTDPRGRATATVRLPDNVTTWRATAIAQTRATAFGRETARVIATKDLLLRVEAPRFLTAGDRSRVLALVHNNTGAPRQVLVRGVFAGMATREAATSRVTVPANGVGKVAWSVTAAGPGEAKLRVAAWTPREAGARQLTDGLELALPVRPLGRERFTSAAGELHGAGSATEAVRVDPAAIAGETRLTLRVTPSVSASLANAAAYLAGYPYGCTEQTMSRFLPDLLVRRLRGAGVAVPLAFAPAEVDRMVRDGLARLYRLQHDDGAWGWWEHDGPDAWMTAYVLWGLAVAREQGYPVSDAARKRGLEAALRLAPGSAPAVRAFLLYAVACAGDPAAARAAWRRVRSGAGADVPALAHAALLAAELGGRAAGLPWKDRLNRALISEGSLSHWRSGHAPGDMWSDVMATAAALRAYGAVDPADTRQLAVLRWLMLQRSGDGWSNTRDTAWVIAAIADYLAAHPAAARPPGGPIRAYVNGRLLGETAWRERGDGDERVARVPAAWLQPGRNEVRLEAGGHGGLAFYNLELRQMAPLAGTAAGPSLDCTVTREYRRLAPRLSGSGSWRLQSEPTGNRFAQGDMVRVRLTIEATREITYAVIEDPLPSGLEPTGAGTADDLDEWSFWYSSVDVRDDRVAFFARRIPRGKQVIEYTLRASTPGTSAAPPAAVYGMYSAATRAESAPDRVEIR from the coding sequence ATGGGGCGCCTCAGCGGCACGGTGGTCGTTTCCGAGCACGCCCGACCGGTGGAGGGGATCGATGTGTACCTGACGGCAGTCGCCGGCGAGGGTGAACGCCTTCGAACGCGCTATGCGGTCACGGGCCGCTCGGGCCGCTTCGCGTTCGCCGCCGTTCCGGCGGGCGAGTACCAACTGAGCGCCGCCGGCGCCGCGCACGCCGCCTCGGACGTGCAGGTGAGCGTAGAGGAGGGCGGCACGGCCGCCGTAGTGCTGGCGCTCACCCGCAACCAGCCCGCGCTCAGCGTGGCGGAGGGGCGACGCTCCTTTCGAACCCGGCAGGAGGCGTTCGTGACCTTGCGGGGCTATGTCGACCGCGACGGCCCCCGCGGCCAGGGCCGACTGCGTGTCGAGATCTACCGGGCACGGCTGATCGACCTCCTCAGGGCACCTGGCGGCGGGTCGGCACTGAGCTCCATCGAGACCCCCTATGAGCCGCACGGTGAGCTGCCAGACGTACTGCTCTCCGCCGCGGACCGCGTACCCGCCGCGCAGCTCGCCAGACCGATCACGGAGGTCGACCGGGAAGGGTTCTTCGATCAGCCCGTCCGATTTGGCGCGCTGCGGCCAGGCGTCTATCTCGTGCGCGCGCGGTACGGCGCGGCCACGGCCGTGTCGGCGATCCGCGTGACGGACATCGGCCTGATCGTCAAGCGCGACGCGCGCGCGTTGCTGGCGTGGGTCGTCGACCTGGCGAGCGGCGCCCCGCGGCCTGGCGCGCGCGTCACCGCGCTCCGTGGCGCGCGCGGCGCGGTGACCGGGGCCACCGCCGCCGACGGACTCTGTCGCCTTGCCCTCGGGGCCACGCGCGTGGACGGCGACCAGAGTCTCGACCTGGTGTACGCGGCGCTCGGACCCGACGAGGCGTCCGCGGGCGGCGCCTACTACGGCTCGGAGCGCGACGGGAGTCACGTGGTTGCGGCGTATACCGACCGGCCGATCTACCGACCGGGCCAGCGCATCCGCTACAAAGGCATCGTCCGGCGAGCGGTGACGGGGTCCCCGCGCTACGACCTGCCGGCGGGTGAGTCGGTGAGCGTCGAGGTGCGGTCGCCCTCCGGCGAGCGAGTCGCGCGGGCGGCGGCGCGGTGCTCGGCCTATGGCTCCTTCGACGGCGCCTTCACGCTGAGCCCGGAGGCCGAGACCGGAGCCTACACGCTGATCACCACCGTGGCCGGCCAGCCGCACAGCCAGGACATCACGGTGGCCTCCTATCGCAAGCCGGAGTTCGCCGTGACCGTGAAGCCCGATCGGAGCATGTACCTGGCCGGGGAGACGGTCTCGATGATCGTGCAGGGCGCCTACTACTTCGGCGCCCCGCTCGCCGGCGCGGCGGTTCGCTACAACGTGTACCGCAGCCCCGACTGGTCCGCCGAGTACCCGGACGACTACGGATTCGAGGAGAACGAGGGCCCGCCCCCGGGTGACTATGGCGAGATCTACGGAGAGAGCGTGGCGGAGGGCAGCGCAACGCTCGATGGCCAGGGTCGCGCGGTCATCGCGTTTCGCGCCACTCCAGCAGGCGGCGCCGACGTTCCGCAGCAGCAGGTCTACTCGGCGAACGTGCGCGTGACCGACCCGAGCGGCAACGACATCTGGGCCACCGGCTCGGTGCCGGTCGCCGCCGGCGCGTTCCGGCTTTCGCTCTCGCCCGCCGGCTACGTGGCGGCTCCGGGGCAGCCCCTTGCGCTACGCGTGGAGACTCGCTACCATGACGGGAAGCCCGCCGCGGGCGTCGAGGTGACGATCGAGGCCTCGATCCAGGAGTGGATCCACCGCCAGGAGCGTCAGACCGCCGTCGGGCATCAGGTCGCGCGGACCGGTCCCGACGGGCGGGCCACCACTCGCTGGACCGTCGCGAAGGCCGGTCAACTGAAGCTGACGGTGAGCGCGCGGGACCCGGCCGGGCGGCAGATCGCCGCGCGCGCCTACGTCTGGATCGCATCCGACGCTGGAGGCGACTACGCCACCCATTACCCGGCACTCGCGCTCTTCACCGACAAGCGCCACTACGGACCCGCCGAGACCGCGCGCGTGCTCGTCAACGCCGGTCGCGGCGGCCTCACAGCGCTACTGACGGTGGAAGGCGATCGCATCTACGAGGCGCGCGTGGTTCGCCTCGCCAGGCACAGCACCGTCGTGCGAGTGCCCGTCCGCGCCGAGTACGGGCCCAACGTCTTCCTGTCGGCCGCGGTCATCGACTCCTCGCGCTTCTACACGAGCGAGGCGCCGCTGCGCGTCGAGGTGCCGGCGCGGCGGCTGCGCGTTTCGCTCTCCCCGGACCGCGCGCGCGTGCAGCCTGGCGAGGCCGTGACCTACCGCGTGCGAGTCGCGGACGAGAGCGGCAAGCCGGCGCAGGCCGAGCTCTCGCTTGGCGTCGTCGACGAATCGGTCTACGCGCTCCGCGAGGACGATCCGAGCCTGCTGCGCGACGCCTTCTACCCGCGCCGCTGGAACCGGGTAGTCACCTCCTACTCGTTTTCGGCGGACTACCTGGGCAGCGCCGACAAGACCGAGCCGAGCATCTCGGCCCGCCGTCGGTTCCTCGACACGGCCTACTGGGCGCCCTCCATAGTCACCGACCCGCGGGGACGCGCCACGGCCACGGTGCGCCTCCCGGACAACGTCACGACCTGGCGAGCGACTGCCATCGCACAGACGCGCGCGACGGCGTTCGGGCGCGAGACGGCGCGCGTGATCGCCACGAAGGACCTCCTGCTTCGCGTCGAGGCGCCGCGCTTCTTGACCGCCGGTGATCGGAGCCGCGTTCTGGCCCTGGTGCACAACAACACGGGAGCTCCGCGGCAGGTGCTCGTCCGCGGCGTGTTCGCCGGAATGGCGACCCGCGAGGCGGCCACGTCCAGGGTAACCGTGCCCGCCAACGGCGTGGGTAAGGTCGCCTGGAGCGTTACCGCGGCGGGCCCGGGCGAGGCCAAGCTGCGCGTGGCAGCATGGACGCCGCGCGAAGCCGGCGCGCGCCAGCTCACGGACGGCCTCGAGCTAGCGCTCCCGGTTCGACCGCTCGGCCGAGAGCGGTTCACGTCGGCGGCGGGCGAGCTGCACGGCGCGGGCTCCGCGACGGAGGCGGTGCGAGTCGACCCGGCCGCCATCGCTGGCGAGACGCGGCTCACCCTCCGCGTCACTCCAAGCGTGAGCGCTTCGCTCGCCAACGCGGCGGCCTACCTGGCGGGCTACCCGTACGGCTGCACCGAGCAGACGATGAGCCGCTTCCTGCCCGATCTGCTCGTGCGCCGGTTGCGGGGTGCCGGCGTCGCCGTTCCGCTCGCGTTCGCGCCGGCCGAGGTCGACCGAATGGTGCGCGACGGCCTCGCGCGCCTCTACCGGCTCCAGCACGATGACGGCGCGTGGGGCTGGTGGGAGCACGACGGGCCGGACGCGTGGATGACGGCCTATGTTCTATGGGGCCTGGCCGTGGCACGCGAGCAGGGCTACCCGGTCAGCGATGCGGCGCGCAAGCGCGGGCTCGAGGCCGCCCTCCGGCTCGCCCCGGGCAGCGCCCCGGCCGTCCGGGCCTTCCTGCTGTACGCTGTGGCGTGTGCCGGCGATCCGGCGGCTGCCCGCGCGGCCTGGCGCCGCGTGCGCTCGGGCGCGGGCGCGGACGTGCCCGCGCTCGCGCACGCCGCGCTGCTCGCGGCGGAGCTTGGCGGCCGGGCCGCCGGGCTGCCGTGGAAGGACCGCCTGAACCGCGCGCTCATCTCCGAGGGCTCGCTCTCGCATTGGCGGAGTGGCCATGCGCCAGGGGATATGTGGAGCGATGTGATGGCTACTGCGGCTGCCCTGCGCGCCTATGGCGCAGTCGATCCGGCCGACACGCGGCAGCTCGCGGTCCTGCGATGGCTGATGCTCCAGCGATCCGGTGACGGCTGGTCGAACACGCGGGACACGGCCTGGGTGATCGCCGCCATTGCCGACTACCTGGCGGCGCATCCTGCCGCGGCCCGCCCCCCCGGCGGCCCGATCCGCGCGTACGTTAACGGTCGGCTGCTGGGCGAGACCGCATGGCGGGAGCGAGGAGATGGCGACGAGCGCGTGGCGCGTGTGCCGGCCGCGTGGCTGCAGCCCGGGCGCAACGAGGTGCGGCTCGAGGCTGGCGGGCACGGCGGGCTCGCCTTCTACAACCTCGAGTTGCGCCAGATGGCGCCGCTCGCCGGCACCGCCGCAGGGCCGTCGCTCGACTGCACCGTGACGCGCGAGTACCGACGGCTGGCGCCGCGCCTCTCCGGCTCCGGGTCCTGGCGCCTGCAGAGCGAGCCGACCGGTAACCGGTTTGCGCAGGGCGATATGGTGCGCGTACGGCTAACCATCGAGGCCACGCGCGAGATCACCTACGCCGTGATTGAGGATCCCCTGCCCTCGGGCCTGGAGCCCACCGGCGCCGGCACGGCCGACGACCTGGACGAGTGGAGCTTCTGGTACTCGAGCGTCGACGTGCGCGACGATCGCGTCGCGTTCTTCGCGCGGCGCATTCCGCGCGGGAAGCAGGTGATCGAGTACACGCTGCGCGCCAGCACGCCGGGCACCTCGGCCGCGCCGCCGGCGGCGGTCTACGGCATGTACTCTGCCGCGACGCGCGCGGAGTCGGCGCCCGACCGCGTGGAGATCCGTTAG